The following DNA comes from Candidatus Methylomirabilota bacterium.
CTGACTACTTGATGGCGACGGCTTTGACCTGGCGGAAGTCGGTGAGGCCGGCCAGCGACTTCAAGATGCCGTCCTGGACGAGCGTGCCCATCCCTTCGCTCTTGGCCTGCTTGAAGATCTCGGCCGTGCGGGCCTTGACCTGGATCATGCGCTTGATCTCCTCGCTGGCGATGAGGAGCTCGTGGATGCCGGCCCGGCCCCGGTAGCCGGTGTTGTTGCACTGGGAGCAGCCCCGGCCCCGGTTGAGGGTGAAGCGGTCGTCGTAGCGATGGCCGAGGGCTTCGAACTCTTCCTTGCCGAACGCCTGGCTCAAGGCCTCGAACTCGGCCCGATCGGGGTGATAGCGCTCCTTGCAGTTGTCGCAGATGCGCTTGACCAGCCGCTGGGCGGCCACGCCGAGCAGCGCGTCAGCGAAGTTGAAGGAGTCGAGCCCCATGTCCAGCAAGCGCACGACGGTCTCCACGGCGCTGTTGGTGTGCAGGGTGCTGCACACCAGGTGGCCGGTGAGCGAGGCCTCGATGCCGGTCTCGGCGGTCTCCTGGTCGCGCATCTCGCCCACCATGATCACGTCGGGGTCGGCGCGCAGGAAGGAGCGCATGGCCGCGGCGAACGTGTAGCCGATCTTGGGATTGACCTGCACCTGGCGCAGGCCCCACTGCGTGATCTCCACGGGATCCTCGGCGGTCCAGATCTTGCGGTCGGGCCGGTTGATGAAGCCCAGCACCGAGTGCAGGGTGGTGGTCTTGCCGGAGCCGGTCGGCCCCACCACCAAGATGAGCCCGTAGGGCTTCTCGGCGATGGTCTTGAGCTCGCGCAGGTTGCGATCGGTCATGCCCAGCTTGTCGATGGGGATGGGCTCGTTGGAGGCCAGGATGCGCATGACCACGTCCTCGTTGCCGCCGGCCGTGGGCACGGTGGCCACGCGCAGCTCGATGTCGCGGTTGTCGGGCAGCCGGAACTTGATCTTGCCGTCCTGGGGCTTCCGGCGCTCGGCGATGTCGAGCTGGGCCATGATCTTGATGCGGGCCACGATGGCCCGCCGATAGGTTCCGGGCACGCGCTGGTACTCCATGCACGAGCCGTCGACGCGGATGCGGATCACGGTATCGCGCTGCCCGCCGTAAGGCTCGATGTGGATGTCGGAGGCCCGGGCCCGGTAGGCGTC
Coding sequences within:
- a CDS encoding GspE/PulE family protein produces the protein MAPESMSALQQRLAYEQKLIALVDRINGVKSLDDIFLELQAEILGATDGERLTVLAVDPDKRELYSRLVSGPISEVLEIRVPINEKSIAGFVASSRTPLNIADAYDKNELTRLAPSLTFDSSWDAKTGFRTKQVLAIPVMHDNRVVGVMQLINKKRGPRFTREDESGLVRIAKTLGVALHTHIQLAQKRGGKFDYLLSQRLITPEELNQANTEARRRQIDVETVLLEQCKIPKSELGVALSQFYRCPFIEYDDKIIPPLDLMRDLKLEYLKKALWLPLRRDDRGLTVLVDNPQDIQKIDTIHQLLPRQKINLAVGLRQDILMFLGAASGDLTPRGSLGDILGDLKADEGTDRDEIPTGIDIDENDSAIIRLANQLVVDAYRARASDIHIEPYGGQRDTVIRIRVDGSCMEYQRVPGTYRRAIVARIKIMAQLDIAERRKPQDGKIKFRLPDNRDIELRVATVPTAGGNEDVVMRILASNEPIPIDKLGMTDRNLRELKTIAEKPYGLILVVGPTGSGKTTTLHSVLGFINRPDRKIWTAEDPVEITQWGLRQVQVNPKIGYTFAAAMRSFLRADPDVIMVGEMRDQETAETGIEASLTGHLVCSTLHTNSAVETVVRLLDMGLDSFNFADALLGVAAQRLVKRICDNCKERYHPDRAEFEALSQAFGKEEFEALGHRYDDRFTLNRGRGCSQCNNTGYRGRAGIHELLIASEEIKRMIQVKARTAEIFKQAKSEGMGTLVQDGILKSLAGLTDFRQVKAVAIK